In Ureibacillus thermophilus, the genomic stretch TTTATAACATTAACGTTTCGGTGTTCAGTTTTCAAGGTTCATTTTCTTAATCGCTTCAACAGAGACGTTCAATATAATAACACGTTCCAAAAAGCGTGTCAAGAACTTTTTTGCTGTTTATTTATTATCAGCAGCAACGTTTATTAATATAACACCGTTGATTTAGTTTTTCAAGCATAAATTAATAAAAAATCAATTCCTATTTTTCGCTCTATTCTAAAATTGACTTCATAGAATATGTACCCTCTATTAAATAAGATAAACTTTAACAGAAAAAAACAGCCAAATGAAAAAGGAGAATTTGAGCAAACTCAAATTCTCCTTTTACTTAGGTTGGGGATTTCTGAATAATCGGTTTAAATTTGATTATATCAATGACCTGTTGTCGCCAAGAAAAGTAGGAAAATTACTGCAAAGACATACATGATCCAGTGTACTTCTTTTGCTCTTCCTTTAAGAAGCATTGTAATTGGATAGAATAAGAAACCTACAGCAATACCTGTTGCAATGGATCCGGTAAATGGCATCATTACCATTGTTAAGAAGGAAGGTACTGCAATTTCAAATTTGTTCCATTCAATTTCTCCTAAAGAACCTACCATTAAAACGCCTACGACAATTAATGCAGGAGCTGTAACAGCACTTGTTACAATATTCAATACTGGCGAGAAGAATAAAGCTAGCAAGAATAAAATACCTGTAACAAGTGAAGCAAAACCTGTTCTTGCACCAGCTGCTACACCTGAAGAAGATTCAATATAAGATGTAACAGTGGATGTACCAAAAATAGAACCAATAACAGAAGCAATTGAGTCAGAAATCAATGCTCTTCCTGCGCGAGGCAATTTATTGTCTTTAACAAAACCTGCTTGGTTCGCTACGGCCATTAATGTACCGGCGTTGTCGAAGAAGTCAACGAATAAGAAAGTTAAAATTGAAGTCAACATTGGAATTGTATAGAATTCTGGGTCGCTAAATGCTGAGAATAATTTACCGAATGTTGGTTCAACGCTTGGCGGTGTTGATAAAATTCCATCTGGTGTTTGAATTAGACCGAAAATCATCCCAACAATCGCTGTCAACACCATTCCAATAAATACTGCACCTTTTACATTTAAAACCATTAAAACAACAATTGTAAAAATACCAAAAATCGCTAATAACACTTGAGGATCTGTTAAATCCCCAATACTTAATAAACTATCTGGATCATCCACTACAATTCCGGATAATTTAAAACCGATAAACGCAATAAACAAACCGATTCCGGCACCTACAGCTAATTTTAATTCCATAGGTATTGCATTAATCAATTTTTCACGCAATCCAGTTAACGTTAAGATAAAGAAGAAAAGCGAAGAAATGAATACAGCTGCTAGCGCATATTCCCATGGGAAACCATGTCCTAAAACAACTTCAAAAGTAAAGAATGCATTTAAACCAAGTCCTGGAGCTAATGCAAGTGGGTATTTAGCAAATAACCCCATGATAAAACATCCA encodes the following:
- a CDS encoding NCS2 family permease — encoded protein: MKNYFQFNELGTSYRQETIGGITTFLAMAYILAVNPAILSQSGMDQGAVFVATAVSSAIGCFIMGLFAKYPLALAPGLGLNAFFTFEVVLGHGFPWEYALAAVFISSLFFFILTLTGLREKLINAIPMELKLAVGAGIGLFIAFIGFKLSGIVVDDPDSLLSIGDLTDPQVLLAIFGIFTIVVLMVLNVKGAVFIGMVLTAIVGMIFGLIQTPDGILSTPPSVEPTFGKLFSAFSDPEFYTIPMLTSILTFLFVDFFDNAGTLMAVANQAGFVKDNKLPRAGRALISDSIASVIGSIFGTSTVTSYIESSSGVAAGARTGFASLVTGILFLLALFFSPVLNIVTSAVTAPALIVVGVLMVGSLGEIEWNKFEIAVPSFLTMVMMPFTGSIATGIAVGFLFYPITMLLKGRAKEVHWIMYVFAVIFLLFLATTGH